TTGCTGCAGGCCGCGGTTCGGCCGGACGCGGTCGTGCTCAAGGATGCCGCAACACTGCGGGAACTGGGGCGTGTACCGCTTGGGCAGGACGCCGAAGCGCGCTGGCAGGCCCCCTACCTCGTTGCCCACCGCGCCGATCTGCAGGATGCCCTGATGGCATCGGCCGCCGAGGCAGCCGGCATCGAGATCATAACAGGCGCGCGCGTTACCGATGTCGCGACAGCCCGCGACGGCATTGCAGCGACGGTTGAGACCGCGTCCCAAACCCATAAGACCGAAGGCTTCCTGCTGGTCGGCGCCGATGGCGTCTGGTCATCCATCCGGGGGCGGGTTTCGAACAAAGCTTCCAGCACAAGCCGGTTCTCAGGCGAGCTGGCGTGGCGTGCCACGATCGGCGCCGATAGCGTTGCGGGCAAAGCATTCGCGGCCGTCGGTGTCGTCAATTGCGTGACCACATTCCTGCATCGCGGCTTCCACATGGTCGCCTACCCCGTCAGCAAGGGCGCTGCGTTCAATCTGGTGGCCTTCACCAAGGGCGAGCGCATCGCAGAGGGTTGGTCCGGTGCCGCTGATCCAGCAATCCTCGCCAAAGCCATGCGAGGCACGGCGCCTGGGCTAATCCGGCTGGTCGAAGACGCCGGTAAGTGGATGGCCTGGCCGATCCACACTGTCGACCAGCAACAGCCCTGGACGACGCCAGAAGGAATTGCTCTGATTGGTGATGCCGCGCATGCGATGACGCCATTCGCGGCGCAGGGCGCGGCCATGGCGATCGAGGATGCCGCGACGCTCGCCGAGTGCCTGGCCACCTTCCCCACTGATCCGGCAACGGGCCTTCGCGTCTGGGAAAACTTGCGGCGGCCGCGTGTCGCCAAGGTTGCCCGTCGCGGCGCCCTCAATCACCTCGCCTGGCACGCCACCGGTCCTGTGGCGATTGCCCGCAATCTGTTCCTGAAGATGCGCTCGCCGGAGAAACTGGCGGCCGATCTGGACTGGCTTTACGGCTGGCAACAGCAGAAATTCATCCGGCGTTGAATGCCGTATGTCGGCCTGCTGACGCGGCGTTAATTGTAAAGCCGCATCGACAGGCCGAGCGAAACCGGCAGCGGATTCCACCAGCCGGTGCGCAGACCGGCGGTTCGTAGCGCCGCCGCCGTCCAGGTGTTGCAGCCGACCAGCGCGTTGAAATGACCGTTGGCTTCGAAGAAGCCATCGAAATTCGAGTATTTAGCGTTCTCGATATGGATGGGGCCGTTCGGCCCCTGCTGGAAACTCGCCTCGATGAAATCGAGCAGCGCCGCGAACCGGTCCTCGCCGATGTCGAAGCCGGCAACATCGGGATGAGGCTCCGAGATATCGCCGGCGACATCGACATGCATGACTGAGGTATCGACAGTCAGGGCCTTCATCACCGGCACGGCCTTCAGTTCCGACCAGGTCGGCGTCTCCAGATAGAAGGCGCGGCCGCCCCAGCCAAAGACGATGTAGCGGACTTCCGGCATGTCGGTGGGAATGCCGCCATCGATCAGGAAATGGAAGCGCTGTCGCACGCTGTCATCAACAGGAATCGCGATGTCGGTGTGGATGGGGTTCTTCAATACCAGGATATGACGCGTCGCTGTGGGTTTGTCGCCGGCTGTTGCCCAGAGCGGTCGCGGCACCAGCGTGCCCAGCGTCACCGCGAGCACTGCAACGATCAGCGCAAGGCCAAGAAACCGTGCCAGCTTTTTCATGAATGGCGGCCCTGCGAACGCATCCTGGCGCGACATCGACCGCCCGCCCCTGCTATCGATACGCAAAAGAGCCCGGCGCTGTTTCAGCCGGGCTCTTTTTAATCATCGACAGATCTAGTGCAGGATCTGCGACAGGAACAGTTTCGTGCGCTCATGGCGCGGATGGTCGAAGAACTCGGCCGGCGTGTTCTGCTCGACGATTTGGCCCTGATCCATGAAGATCACCCGGTTGGCGACCTTGCGGGCAAAGCCCATTTCATGGGTGACACACAGCATGGTCATGCCCTCTTCGGCGAGGCCGACCATCGTCTCCAGCACTTCCTTGATCATCTCCGGGTCGAGCGCCGAGGTCGGCTCATCGAACAGCATGATGCGCGGGTTCATGCACAGCGAGCGGGCAATCGCCACGCGCTGCTGCTGACCACCGGAAAGCTGGCCAGGATATTTGTTGGCCTGTTCGGGAATCTTGACGCGCTTGAGGAAATGCATGGCGATTTCCTCGGCCTGCTTCTTCGGCGTCTTGCGCACCCAGATCGGCGCCAGCGTGCAGTTTTCCAGGATGGTCAGGTGCGGAAACAGGTTGAAGTGCTGGAACACCATGCCGACCTCGCGGCGCACCTCGTCGATCTTCTTGAGATCGTTGGTGAGCTCCTTGCCGTCGACGATGATCTTGCCCTTCTGGTGCTCTTCCAGCCGGTTGATGCAGCGGATCATCGTCGATTTGCCCGACCCCGACGGGCCGCAGATGACGATGCGCTCGCCGCGCATGACCTTCAGGTTGATGTCCTTCAGCACATGGAACTCGCCATACCATTTGTGCATGGCGATGATATCGATGGCGACATCGGTGGTTGAAATCTGCATCTTGGCGGCGTTGACCTTGATCTCTTCCGCGCTGACTGCATTTTCTATGGCCATTTAGAAGGTTCCCTATTTTTTAGCGTTTGTGGCCGGTGTCGAGTCGGCGTTCGGTGAACATTGAGTAGCGCGACATGCCGAAACAGAACAGCCAGAAGATGAAGGCCGCAAAGACCAGGCCCGAAATCGGCGTCTGTGGCGAGGCCCATGCCGGGTCCGAGAAGTTCTGGCGGACCACTCCGAGCAGATCGAACATGCCGATAATGTAGACCAGGCTGGTGTCCTTGAACATGCCGATGAAGGTGTTGACGATGCCGGGAATGACGAGCTTGAGCGCCTGCGGCAGCACGATCAGGCCCATCTTCTGCCAATAGCCGAAACCGAGCGAATCGGCGCCCTCGTACTGCCCTTTGGGAATGGCCTGCAATCCGCCGCGCACCACCTCGGCCATGTAGGCCGAGGAGAACAACGCAACACCAACCAGCGCGCGCAGGAACTTGTCGAAGTTCACGCCCGGCGGCAGGAAATAAGGCAGCATGATCGTCGCCATGAACAGCACCGTGATCAGCGGCACGCCACGCACGGTCTCGATGAAGACAACACAAAGCGTCTTCACCACCGGCATCCTCGAGCGACGGCCAAGCGCCAGCACGATGCCGAAAGGCAAGGAGACGGCGATACCGACAAACGAGATCGTCAGCGTCACCAGGAGCCCACCCCACAACGACGTCTCGACATGGGGTAAACCAAACATGCCGCCGACCAGCAGGATGAAGGCGACAATCGGGAACACGAAAAACAGCACGATGGCATTGAGCCCCTTGCGCGGCACTTTGGGCATCAGCATCGGCACGAGCAAAGCGACGAACAGGATGGCGACCAGGATCGGTCTCCACCGCTCTTCGACCGTATAGCGTCCGAACAGGAATTGCGGGAACTTGGTGTTGACGAAGGCCCAGCAGGCGCCGGACCACCCGTTAGGCTGGATGCCGCCCTGCGCCACCGTGGCGCAGAAGGTGCGATCGTTGCCGGTCCATTGCGCCTGGACGAACGCCCAGTCCAGAAGCGGTGGCAGGAACAAAGCGACCAGCAAGATGCCGACTATGGTCAGAACCGTGTCGCCGGTGGAGGCAAAAAGGTTCTTGCGCGCCCAGGCGACAATTCCACGTTCGCTCAGCGGGGCGGTTTGCGCCGATGCCATCTCGGTGCGCACCCAGGACGTGTCATGTTCCTGCATGGCCCTACCTCTCCACCAGCGCCATCTTGGCGTTGAACCAGTTCATGAACGCCGAGGTGATCAGGCTGATGCCCAGATACACAACCATCCAGATCGCGATGATCTCGATGGCCTGTCCTGTCTGGTTCATCACCGTGCCGCCGGTCGACACCAGGTCCGGATAGCCGATCGCGACCGCAAGCGACGAGTTCTTGGTCAGGTTGAGATACTGGCTGGTCAGCGGCGGGATAACGATGCGCATGGCCTGCGGCACGATCACCAGCCGCAAGGCCTGTCCCGAACGAAGGCCCAGCGCCGACGATGCCTCGCTCTGCCCCTTGTTGACGCCCCTGATGCCGGCGCGGACAATCTCGGCGATGAACGCGGCGGTGTAGAAGGAAAGTGCAAGATAGAGGGACAGGAATTCCGGCTTGACCTGAAAACCGCCAGTCAGATTGAACGTCGACTGCTTCGGCATATCAAAGCTCAGCGGGAAGCCGCTGAGGACAAAAGCAAGCAGCGGCAGACCAACGATCAAGGCGACAGACGTCAGGAACACCGGAAACTGTTGGCCCGTCGCCATCTGCCGCTGATAGGCCCGCCTCGCGACGAACCATGACATGGCGATGGCGAGGACCAGGGCGACCGGGATCAGCCACGCCCCCTCGCCCCAGACGAACTTTGGAAAGTAGAAGCCACGGCTGTTGAGGAAGGAGCCGAACGGCAAGTGAATGCTCTCCTTCGGCAAGGGCAGCACGGACAGCACGCCGAAGTACCAGAAGAAGATCACCAGCAGCGGCGGAATGTTGCGGAAGGTCTCGACATAGACCGTGCAGATTTTTCTGATCAGCCAATTGTTCGAGAGCCGGCCAATGCCGATCACAAAGCCGACGACCGTGGCCGTGACAATGCCGGCCCCGGCAACGATGACAGTATTGATCAGGCCAACGACAAGGGCGCGGAGATAAGAGTCGTCCGACGTGTACGGGATGGCGCTGTCACCGATGTCGAAACCGGCCCTGTTGGTCAGGAAGCCGAACCCCGAGGCAATGTTGGAGCGC
The nucleotide sequence above comes from Mesorhizobium shangrilense. Encoded proteins:
- a CDS encoding amino acid ABC transporter ATP-binding protein; this translates as MQISTTDVAIDIIAMHKWYGEFHVLKDINLKVMRGERIVICGPSGSGKSTMIRCINRLEEHQKGKIIVDGKELTNDLKKIDEVRREVGMVFQHFNLFPHLTILENCTLAPIWVRKTPKKQAEEIAMHFLKRVKIPEQANKYPGQLSGGQQQRVAIARSLCMNPRIMLFDEPTSALDPEMIKEVLETMVGLAEEGMTMLCVTHEMGFARKVANRVIFMDQGQIVEQNTPAEFFDHPRHERTKLFLSQILH
- a CDS encoding FAD-dependent monooxygenase, which produces MDDTKFRQIIIAGAGIAGLTAALAFAKRGYPVKLIEQAQRLEAVGAGIQLSPNATRILRQLGVLDKLLQAAVRPDAVVLKDAATLRELGRVPLGQDAEARWQAPYLVAHRADLQDALMASAAEAAGIEIITGARVTDVATARDGIAATVETASQTHKTEGFLLVGADGVWSSIRGRVSNKASSTSRFSGELAWRATIGADSVAGKAFAAVGVVNCVTTFLHRGFHMVAYPVSKGAAFNLVAFTKGERIAEGWSGAADPAILAKAMRGTAPGLIRLVEDAGKWMAWPIHTVDQQQPWTTPEGIALIGDAAHAMTPFAAQGAAMAIEDAATLAECLATFPTDPATGLRVWENLRRPRVAKVARRGALNHLAWHATGPVAIARNLFLKMRSPEKLAADLDWLYGWQQQKFIRR
- a CDS encoding amino acid ABC transporter permease, whose translation is MASQEILREETSRGSLINNPKVRGIVVQLVLVAALTFLVWWIVGNTVENLRRSNIASGFGFLTNRAGFDIGDSAIPYTSDDSYLRALVVGLINTVIVAGAGIVTATVVGFVIGIGRLSNNWLIRKICTVYVETFRNIPPLLVIFFWYFGVLSVLPLPKESIHLPFGSFLNSRGFYFPKFVWGEGAWLIPVALVLAIAMSWFVARRAYQRQMATGQQFPVFLTSVALIVGLPLLAFVLSGFPLSFDMPKQSTFNLTGGFQVKPEFLSLYLALSFYTAAFIAEIVRAGIRGVNKGQSEASSALGLRSGQALRLVIVPQAMRIVIPPLTSQYLNLTKNSSLAVAIGYPDLVSTGGTVMNQTGQAIEIIAIWMVVYLGISLITSAFMNWFNAKMALVER
- a CDS encoding amino acid ABC transporter permease — protein: MQEHDTSWVRTEMASAQTAPLSERGIVAWARKNLFASTGDTVLTIVGILLVALFLPPLLDWAFVQAQWTGNDRTFCATVAQGGIQPNGWSGACWAFVNTKFPQFLFGRYTVEERWRPILVAILFVALLVPMLMPKVPRKGLNAIVLFFVFPIVAFILLVGGMFGLPHVETSLWGGLLVTLTISFVGIAVSLPFGIVLALGRRSRMPVVKTLCVVFIETVRGVPLITVLFMATIMLPYFLPPGVNFDKFLRALVGVALFSSAYMAEVVRGGLQAIPKGQYEGADSLGFGYWQKMGLIVLPQALKLVIPGIVNTFIGMFKDTSLVYIIGMFDLLGVVRQNFSDPAWASPQTPISGLVFAAFIFWLFCFGMSRYSMFTERRLDTGHKR
- a CDS encoding TIGR02117 family protein yields the protein MKKLARFLGLALIVAVLAVTLGTLVPRPLWATAGDKPTATRHILVLKNPIHTDIAIPVDDSVRQRFHFLIDGGIPTDMPEVRYIVFGWGGRAFYLETPTWSELKAVPVMKALTVDTSVMHVDVAGDISEPHPDVAGFDIGEDRFAALLDFIEASFQQGPNGPIHIENAKYSNFDGFFEANGHFNALVGCNTWTAAALRTAGLRTGWWNPLPVSLGLSMRLYN